The Virgibacillus dokdonensis genome includes a window with the following:
- a CDS encoding CidA/LrgA family protein: MEKAGKMIVHIVLLYIIFQFGNWIQRTLHLFIPGSVIGMMVLFILLSTKLIRVSWIEEGANYIVANLAFFFIPVTVGIIDYYDLFLGKGALLILIVLVSTMLVMGGSGFFSQWLMRRKGWEHE, encoded by the coding sequence GTGGAAAAAGCAGGAAAAATGATCGTGCATATTGTTTTATTGTATATCATTTTTCAATTTGGTAATTGGATACAACGCACGTTGCATTTATTTATCCCAGGAAGTGTGATTGGGATGATGGTATTGTTTATATTATTAAGTACGAAACTTATCCGAGTCTCGTGGATTGAAGAAGGTGCCAATTACATTGTTGCTAATTTAGCCTTCTTTTTTATTCCTGTAACAGTAGGAATTATAGATTACTATGATCTGTTTTTAGGGAAAGGTGCTTTATTAATCTTGATTGTCTTAGTAAGCACCATGTTAGTAATGGGCGGTTCAGGCTTTTTTAGTCAGTGGCTAATGCGTAGAAAGGGATGGGAACATGAGTGA